One Fuerstiella marisgermanici DNA window includes the following coding sequences:
- a CDS encoding transposase: MAESGDIPMREPLAYFLTWTTYGTWLPGDQRGWVEKPGRFREPNRNMEVANREQMTEPEFVLTSPQRALVELTIRDHCKFRQWSMHAVNCRTNHVHVVVTATGYSPDDVMKQFKSWCTRRLKEHASKPEAPARGPTKNPANSLPLTLRQKFWTRGGSKRIIFDQEGMENAITYTLDGQ, translated from the coding sequence ATGGCTGAATCGGGCGACATTCCGATGCGAGAACCGCTGGCGTATTTTCTGACGTGGACGACGTACGGAACGTGGCTGCCTGGTGATCAACGAGGTTGGGTTGAGAAGCCGGGTCGTTTCCGTGAGCCCAATCGAAACATGGAAGTGGCAAATCGCGAACAAATGACGGAGCCCGAGTTCGTTCTGACCAGCCCGCAGCGAGCACTGGTTGAATTGACGATTCGAGATCATTGCAAATTCCGACAATGGTCAATGCACGCGGTCAATTGTAGGACGAATCATGTTCACGTTGTCGTTACTGCAACTGGTTACTCTCCAGACGACGTAATGAAGCAATTCAAGTCCTGGTGTACTCGTCGCCTAAAAGAACACGCATCGAAGCCTGAAGCGCCAGCGAGGGGACCGACGAAGAACCCAGCAAATAGCCTTCCCCTCACGCTCCGACAGAAATTCTGGACGCGAGGCGGCAGTAAGCGAATCATTTTCGATCAGGAAGGAATGGAGAACGCGATCACTTATACGCTGGATGGACAGTGA